The genome window ACTTCAGGCTTAAAAGGTTTTGTGATCCAACCGCTGGCTCCTGCTTTTTTTGCTTCAGCTATCATTTCGGCTGCACCTTCAGTGGTTAGCATTAATATTGGTGGATGGGGCAAATCACTACTTGTATTTATTTGTGTTACCATTTCAAGTCCACCCATATTTGGCATGTTGATATCGCTGATAATTGCTTTAACGTCTTTATTATTTTTCAATTTTGCAATTCCATCTACCCCATCTTCTGCTTCAATGACTTCAAAGCCCCCTTTTGTTAAGGTAAAATTCACTTGTTGGCGAATTGTTTTAGCATCATCAACAATTAAAATTTTGTGAGCCATTTGGTTCTCCGTAGAATAAAATAATTGGCAGTATGCTTTATTATACAATCAACCGTGTTGACTGCAATAGACAAAAAATAAACACTTTTTATTTCTATATCATTTATCGACTATGTTATTTTTAATGGATTAAAAGATATTGCTAAAATTACTAATTCTAAGGGGATAATAATGGAAGAGTTAAAAGGTAATCAAAATACAAATATTCCAGGTCTAAATTTATCAACTTTGACTGGTTTAAATTTAGATGAATATAAAGGAATGGCTGATAACTCTCCAATAAACATTATGTTTTGTGATTTAAATTTTATCATTACATATGTTAATCAAACTAG of Pigmentibacter sp. JX0631 contains these proteins:
- a CDS encoding response regulator, whose protein sequence is MAHKILIVDDAKTIRQQVNFTLTKGGFEVIEAEDGVDGIAKLKNNKDVKAIISDINMPNMGGLEMVTQINTSSDLPHPPILMLTTEGAAEMIAEAKKAGASGWITKPFKPEVLIEAVKKLVGG